A genomic window from Methanoculleus sp. SDB includes:
- a CDS encoding transcriptional regulator yields MKKIEAIFRPEKLDDVKTALAENGFFPLTVSDVRGRGAQKGIQLQYRGKMMEVDLIPKIKIEMVIRDDDVPKAIGTIRAAARTGRYGDGRIFVIPVELSAMVRTGLFVSE; encoded by the coding sequence ATGAAAAAAATTGAAGCGATTTTCCGCCCGGAAAAACTCGATGACGTAAAAACAGCCCTTGCAGAGAACGGGTTTTTCCCCCTGACAGTGTCAGATGTACGGGGCAGGGGTGCACAGAAGGGCATCCAGCTGCAGTACCGCGGTAAAATGATGGAAGTCGACCTGATCCCGAAGATAAAGATCGAGATGGTCATCCGTGATGACGATGTTCCGAAGGCAATCGGAACCATCAGAGCGGCGGCACGAACAGGCAGATACGGGGACGGGCGTATATTTGTCATTCCCGTTGAACTCTCCGCCATGGTGCGGACCGGGCTATTCGTGTCCGAGTAA